In the Brachionichthys hirsutus isolate HB-005 chromosome 1, CSIRO-AGI_Bhir_v1, whole genome shotgun sequence genome, GCAAGGCCATCGAGAAGAACCTGAAGGAGGACGGGATGGTCGCCGCCAAGGAcgtcaagctgctgctgctcggtaaGCGGAGAGCCCTCCCGGCCGCGGGGCGCCGCGCCTCGCCCCGGCGGGGCGGAGGACGGAGCTCTCCGCGGTACTGATCTCACCCTCCCGTTCTTTACAGGCGGCGGGGAGTCCGGGAAAAGCACCATCGTGAAGCAGATGAAGTAAGACCCGTTATTTATAgatatttatatgtatttatatgtatttgtgttcattttttttaaccctttgccGATGCGTTTGGAGTAAAAGGCCCGAGattgcgcctcctcctcccctgtcTGTTTCGCCGCCATGTTTCGGGAGGCCCCCGGAGGAGTGCCGGGGACTcgagctcctcctgcagcccgaCGGGGAGGCTGCGGAGGCGGGTGCGAGTCCCGGGGCGAGTCCCGGGGCGCTGTCCACCGCCGCGGGTGCTGAAATGTAGTTAAAGGCTTCTCGACTACAGGGAGTGTGCGCCTGGGAATATGTGGGTGTTGTTCCtccgtgtgcgcgcgcgcgcgagcacgtgtgcgtgcgtgtgtgtgtgtgtgtgtgttacattgaGGTCACCACAGCTCCATTAGTGAATACCTCTGCTTTTAATCTTAATGGCTTTAAGTGCCCGCTATCGCCCGGAGCACTTTTGCCCATAAAGCGGATTTAGGCAGAAATATGGCTCCTGAACATTCCCCCGTCTAAGCTCAACCGctctttgatgtttttaaatCGCTGTCCATGTTTTCTCTAAACCTCTTAGTTAACTTTCTAAATGGCGGTCGGGAGAAGGCGTCCATTGtccatatttgtatttttatattttttatcctgaagggggggggggggggggtgtcctccCTGCATCCCGGCCTGCAGCGCAGTGGCtgcaccctccctccctccttcctcccctcctcccctcctcccctccctccctccatgaattgcttcctcttcttcaccctcATCACCCTCCCCGTGGTCTCACCGGGTTAAATTAGTGTTTTCAGACACTTTCCAGGGTTTGCCATCGCCTGAACACACAGCGGCCGGATTGCCTTTTAGCACACCGAGGGTCATAAATGTTAGATATCGGTGGGTACGCTTAGCGGTGTATTTTTCCACTTGTCATCACGCTGtgcaggtagagagagagagagagagagagatagagagagagatagagagagagatagagagagagagagagagagagagatagagatagattCTGGTCTAAACAGTTCAAAATGGAACCCAAACTGTTCCATATATAGATTTGGGGTATGGGTTGTATGAACTGAAGGAGAAGGAATGCTGGGTAATGTGTTCTAGTGGCATCAAACACAGGAAGTGTTCATTAAAGATTTGATCGACTCCCATTGATCATTAATCTCCCCGTATTGAACAAAGGTGGCAGAATTTACAgtattaaatgtaattacctATTTTTCTGGTGAATATCTTTACATTTCAAATTGTTCTGATCTTGAGTAATAATAAACAAACTCATCTGAAGGTGTCACCTTACGCTTCAAAGGTTTTTGTAAAGAATTGATCAGCATTATCGgttaattgaattaaatttaATTCCTGTGTGTGGCTTGTGAAGCGCATTCACTTATCGGCCCTAAAATAAAACGATAGTTCTTGTTTTAGGATTTTTCCAAGGAGAATGTGTTTAACACATTTCATACCTAAAGGCTAGGCATAACACTTTAGAGACTAAATTATTAGTTGCATTATTTCTTAGTTGATTGTCAGAAAATCAATTGGCATTGATATTAAGAGTTAGGCTTATAATTGtaagaaaaatattacattttgttgacTTTGGCTACTTACGTTATTGACTAATACATATTTAAGGCAAATATTATTGTAAGGTTTGTGTTTTGACTGttatttggacaaaaaaaaacaacattataaAGCTTTGGATATTAAATAAGTCAGAATGACTCACGATGCTTTTACACCAAAATGTCTAGAAAATAAACGTCCATAAAATCCATGAAGTATATTTTGTAGTTGGCTACTCTGGTTTAAATGGAGGTTAAAAACaaacctttctttcttttcttcatcaaaCATAATTGATCACAGGGAGTTGACTATAAACGGCTTTTGTGTCTTTGACGTTAGCTTCATGCCGCTATGACGGATCTCGATTAGCGCTCTGACTTTCTCCACGCCATTGACCAGCATAAATAATGGCTCAGATGTCACCAGTTACcgattacagattacagattgTGTCCCGGCACACAATGAGCCGTCCACCGTGGACATGCCGTCGTCCAGATCTCCAGGCTGCGactctgttttcctctttgtggCTAACGTCTGCGTGCGCACGCAGGATTATCCACGAAGATGGCTTCTCTGGGGACGACGTGAAGCAGTACAAACCCGTGGTCTACAGCAACACCATCCAGAGCCTGGCAGCCATCCTCCGAGCCATGGACTCCCTCGGCATCGAATTCGGAGACAAGGATAGAAAAGTTAGTCTCGCATTCACCCTTCAGCGGAAATGTCCGCAGACTGCAGAGGAACCGGGATCGATTCAGAAAGTCCTCGAGAACGATCGGGAGATACTTCCTCAATGACAAAGTCCTGCACGCCGACTGATCGACATTTCTGGAAATATTTGACGTTGTCATTGATTCCTCGTGATTAAATCGTGTATTGTTCGGACGTGTCTTTGTTTGCTGTGACCCAGGCGGATGCTAAGCTGGTTTGCGACGTGGTCACTCGCATGGAGGACACGGAGCCGTACTCCGCAGAGCTTCTCGCCGCTATGAAGCACGTTTGGGCCGACGCCGGGACTCAGGAGTGTTTCAATCGCGCTCGGGAGTACCAACTCAACGACTCCGCTCAATAGTGAGTGCAGGAGGAGCAACTTAagagcccccctccccctccccctcccaacCGGAAGCTAATCAAATTCTTCCAATTAGCTACCTGGACAGTCTAGACCGGATCGGCGCAGCAGACTACCAGCCCACGGAGCAGGACATCCTGAGAACCCGAGTGAAGACCACTGGCATCGTTGAAACCCACTTCACCTTCAAAAACCTCCACTTCAggtgggcggcggcggcggcggcgccgcacACGACGGCGGATGCATTTTACTTTGTGTATGAATTTACTTGGTGTGCGTTTTCCCCAGGCTGTTTGATgtcggaggtcagaggtcagagaggaagaagtggaTCCACTGCTTTGAAGACGTGACCGCCATTATCTTCTGCGTTGCTCTGAGCGGCTACGACCAGGTGCTGCACGAAGATGAAACGACTGTGAGTAGGACCCTGAGCTGGGCGGCAACTGATGCTAAAGGctaacacggggggggggggggggctcgtttaCAGGCCTGCTTCTTTGGTAGGAATGTTAATCAAAATGGCTGAAGTAGCAAAGTATCACATTTAATTCAATCTCTGCTATTCCGTATAAAGCACCAAATCCAAACCGCCTTTATTCTACCCGCAGAACCGCATGCATGAGTCGCTCATGCTCTTCGATTCCATCTGTAACAACAAGTTCTTCATAGACACctccatcatcctcttcctcaacaaGAAGGATCTGTTCGCCGAGAAGATCAAGAAATCACCCCTGACCATCTGCTTTCCAGAATACACGGGTGAGACCCCGATTTGACGTTTCCAGACGCGACGCAggccgcccgcccgcccgcccgggaCCCTCACTCCCttctttcccttcttcctcccTTTTGTCTCCAGGCGCCAACACTTACGACGACGCCACCGCATATATACAGGTTCAGTTCGAAAGCAAGAATCGCTCTCCGAACAAAGAAATCTACTGTCACCTGACCTGCGCCACAGACACAGGGAACATCCAGGTAGTGTTCGATGCCGTCACCGACATCATTATTGCAAACAACCTCAGAGGGTGCGGTTTATACTGAGGCCTGGCCGAGCTCGGAGGCTGCCGTGGAGAGGACGAGGTGTTAATAATGCTAATTTTGATGATACTGAAACACATATTTATGTAAATCCACACGTCCAAAAAGGACCCAAAGAGCTGCCGTCAGACACCGCGCCGGATTAACGCCATGGTTTGTTCCCTGCCTCTTACTTTCATCTCCGTATACGACCCCCGTTTTGTCTTCTAGAAGCGTGTTTTTGAGTTGAACGTGTCGAGTTTTGTTGGTGATTGTCATCAGCTGGTAAGAAAAAACAATGCAAGGAGCGAGCAACGCCATCACGAACCACGGTGCGGAATAGCGCCCCCATCTTTCACGCAATGTTCAAGGGACTCTCTGAGGcgacgagccccccccccctctgctccagaCCCGCATGCCTGAGCAGCCTGCAGCTCTGTCCCACTCTGATTTATCTTTTACTTTAAAATCTAATAAGAGGATTATCTTATTCCTGGTTAGGGGAGTGGCCTCCCGTAACGAGAGGAAATGCCTATCTAATTATAGCCAAACACAAAAGTCATATCGGGCCAACCATTCGACAACAAATAGGAGATTTCAGAAATCACAGTTCATAGATCAGCTCGTACTATTTAAGCTATATAAcattttatcatcatcatcgaatGACTCGCTAATTTAAGCCTCACACCCGACacgcctcctcctttctcccgtgccacatatttatttcctgacgcGAGTagtaactggggggggggggaacaccaACATCTATTATTCAGAGGGTCCGTCCACCGGCATCCTGTTCTGCGTGGTGCTTTACCTTTTGATGTGAATCTCTGTAGAAATAGAAAACAGCACAAGGAGAACGATATCATTTGAAGCAGCCTCTGTCTgggcagccggggggggggggggtacgctcCACTCCCCTGATCAGGAAACAGGGAaccattacccccccccgtccccccccccgtccccgtctggCTCCATCTTTCACCCGTGCACCCTGACTTTCATCCCCCCACACCAGTATACTCTTATCTATCACATATCCTATCTCCTCACCTTAAAAGCACCGTACTGTACATACATATGATTAtaccagactttttttttttttttttactgtgaatgtttttgtgctaCACCATATCCTATCTGGTAGTTTATTGGTTGCTCTCAAGTGGAATGTTTGTGCTGAGCCAATCGAATGTTGTGTTTACATTAAAGCCACACTTTTCCTAACTATTCCTCCACTTGTGGTCTGAGTTTCATTGCAGTGACGACGGCAAACAGTTTGAGACCGCGCCGACCTGAGAGCGAAGATTAGAGCAGCAAACTAGGCTGGACGTTACGAGAACGGACCGCTTTCAATGCATCGCTGCCTGATGAACACAGTTTATAGTTTAGTGTCAGAATTATGCTTTAAAAAGGTTGGGAACACGTCCtgctcggtgggggggggggggcagggatcAGAGGCGTCGTACCACGGCGCTCGGTTTATTAGGTTAAAAGTGTCCCCTCACACACGGCGAGGCTGGATCAGCTGTCTGACCTGCTTCTGTCAGTTTAACGGGTCCGATGTTCATTACCGCTCCGTTTCCAGCGCCGGTCGCAGAGCTCCGCCCCTCAGCGCCGGCGTGCCCTCGTTCCTCAGAGCTAGTTACAGGTTCAACTCCCAGCGGGGCACTTTTTAATTACACCCTGAACAGAATATTCTCGTACACATCGTTCATTTTAAATCCTTCGCTTAACCACAGTTGCCGAGCCGCCGGGTCAGAAGGAAGAATCGGGGAAACATCCGGGGACGAAGGATgagcatttttcattttgacaaaAATAATTTAACCCCGGATTGTGGAAGTTCATCCCAAGGTGGGTGACGGTGGCCGACAACCGGCACGCTGGTTCTTGATCTACAGTCGCAGTCTCTTGATATCCTCGCTCCTGAAGTCGATACGCAGCGCCAGGACCTGACGCACCTCCGCCGGGGTCAGTCGCCACGTCAGGGGTCCCGAGTTTGGGCCCCAGTAATCCAAGATCTCGGTTACCTGCGATATAGATATGCACGTATGAGTTTGTATAAACTAGGATGTTTTTAGTAAGATGAAATGAGAAATGGCACACTGTGAAAAGTTAATATATTCCTGATTTTAAGTTCACAGTAATTGATTTGCATTTACAGCCATTGGCCCGTTTTGCTTTTTTATAGAGGACCGAGGTGCCGCCTTTTTCTACTTTTTGTAATCTCTTGAAAAACAGTAACTAGCAAGGCTGTCGGATAAATCTAAATACTGAACTGCAGTGGGGGTCTCAGATTTTGTTGAATAAATGTACCTAATAAGTGTCATAAATATTTAAGGTACAAAAACTTCATACCGACGTGTATTCGTGTGTATCGAGACGTTTACCCTCTCTAGGTTGAGGACGGTGGCCATCTGCGTGAGACGAGCGAATTTATCCCTGATGGTCCAGGTCGTCACGGTGGTGAGGTACGCCACGAGGGAGCGCAGCTCTTTATCGAACTGCAGCCCCCCAAGCTGCAACAAACAGATCAGAAGCAGCGCGTGACCTCCGGCCTGCCGGAAGCCAAACgtggaacacacacagaggtagCGGCCTCTCCTGCAGGCCTTTTCCGGACTCGTTAATAAATGTGAAGTCGTGGCAAAGGGTTCTGAGGGGCCACCTTGTGGCCCAAGCGTGGACGCTCACCCTGCTGAATGAGCACTTCAGGACCGTTTTCTCCATTTCCATGGCGATAAGGCTGGTCGTCAAGCTGGTCAGAGTGTCGTAGATGACGGGAGAGAGGGCCGCCTGGTGAGGAGGCAGCGAGAGTTGAGGGAACTGGGATTGAAGTCAGAGCCGAGCTGCTGCTCGGAGGAGCTACCTTGAACTCGGCCATGAGCCGCTCCAGGCTAACGATGAGCTGCTGCACCCAGGGGTCGTTAGCTTCATAGTCGTTAAACTCCTCCTGTGGGGAAACGCCGGAAGTTACGGCCCGCCGATGTCCTTTCCTGCTCGCCGCGGCGAAACCGTTACCTCCTCTATGTTGTGTGAGatggacaggaagctgctgatCCACGGTTTGAGCTGAGGCTTGATGGCTGTTGTGTTTAACTCTGTCAGACCCTCCTGTGGGGAGaaaccccaaccccccccccaaaaaaaagaaacagagtATTACATTTTTGTACACAAGTGACGCTGGCCTGTTAGAATCATCCTTCTTCCCCCATTCAACGCATTTGTGAGTCTCCAACCTGCAGGAGGTCCTTGAACTTGGAGGATGTGTTGACAAGGTCGGACAGGCAGCTTTCAACCTTGGCTTGCTCGCCAgagccggcgccggcgccctGACTGAACACTTTGCAGCAGTCGTTCTGTGAGGGTACACGATCCGAAACGACGAGACGAGCCATGAAGACGACGCGGAAGAGATGCCGAGCGCCGGCGCAGACGTGAAACTCACCTCTAGGTTCCTCTTTAAGGTTGTGATATTCTCACTGCACACCTCCGCATTATTTAACGTCACCTGAGATCCGTAGAAGAGACGAGGAACCGTTAAAGTCAATACGATTCAGCGCGAgtctggggtgtgtgtgtgtgtgtgtgtgtgtgtgtgtgtgacgttgGGGTCGTACCAGGAACGCAGCCTTGGCGTTTTCGGTCGTCTCGATGCCCAGGGTGTTGAACTTGCCCTGCTGTAAGCTGCTCTGCATCAGACTGACGGCGCTGCTGACGCCACGCTGGATGTCCTGTAGCGTCGTAGCGGGGAAGCCCTGCCGCAGCTTGTTATAGAGCACCTCCCTGTGGCGTGGAGGACAACCAGGCAGGGAGCGGCCCCGGCAAGCGGGAGAATTTACGAACGGGTTGAGTACTGAATGCGTGACGCGACGGAGAAGACGCACACCTGAAGTCCGACTCCAGCACGGAGTTGGCGTGATTGATCATGGCGCAGAGGCAGTCGATGCTGGAGCTGGACAAAGCTCTGCTGATGCACTTCTTCACTATGTAGAAACAGTCGTCCACCATGCTGGAGGTCAGCTGGCCCTTCTCAAACGTATCCATGGTAACAGCCTGAAAAATTACAATACAATACGTTCTGAATGCCATTTAGATGTCAGCATTACCTCCTAACTCGAGAAATGCAGCGTCATGAATAAATATTCTACGTTTATGTTTCCTTCGCAGCCCtgctatttgtattttattcatcacatctaaatataatttttttatgtaaatagtttttgttttaaactATTTGGAATGAATGGATCACTGAAACCGTTTCACAGAGGCCGGGACCGTGAGGGTCTGATGGACTCGGCGGTTCTCATTCGGAACGGTTCCTCTGGTGAAGCGATCAGATAACAGCCTCGTAGATAGACTGGAAATAACTTTCCTGTTGCCACAGCCGACTTTGGGGAACAATCATTGTTTTGTGGCAGACTCAAGACACCGCCGGCTGCGTCCTCATTGTccttgacatacgagcgctttgacagaTGAAATaactttcagttattttatattggaaacatttatttgatatacgagtgatttgagttacgagctcggtccaggaacaaattatactcgtatgtcaaagtatTACTGCTCTGGTGACGCATAAAAGGTCGACAGAAAAACATGCATGAGAATTTTTCTGCAAAATGGTTGGTTAATGTTTGAATACTGTCCCAGCTGAGCCGCGACTGCTTGCCACCCAttgtacatttcatttattgtttattattattatgtgatTATTTCTCTGATAGTTTCTGAAGTTTAATTTATTCCCTCGTCTTCCACCTCCTCGAAGAAGAGAAGCgtcttttcctttcctgcagTATTCCTCTGAGATGtgagcactggggggggggggggggggggcgggtacAGAGTACTTTACCTTGTTGACAGACTCTCTCATGAAGTATTCTTCCATTGGAACATAGTAGCCGATTAGCTCCTGCATGGTCCTGCTCAGCTGGCAGTGCTTCAGGAGCTTCTCAACATTCTGCAGGTGTTCTGTTCCAAAGCAGGGACGAAAGCAAAATCAAACTTTCAGATCAGCGACTCTCCTCCACCTTACCAAGGAGACAGAGCATGCTAACACACGCTAACACACGCTAACATACAGCTTACCTGGCGTGATGCTCTGAGCATCCCCAACTTCAAAGTCGGCCATCATGCGACGGCGTAAGAAACGCAGGTAGAGTTCTGCGCGGGCGTTCATGAGGGTCACCTCCGTCAGCACGGGATCCAGCTCCCTGTTGGTGTAAGACCAGACGCTACAAGCGAAACGTCCCAGAGGCAAACACGGAAGCAGCGCAGGTTGCTACGGAGATGGACATAAATACCTGGGCTCCATCCGCTCCCCCGGCATGCTCTTAATCATGCTGCCCTGGACAACCTGGAACTAACGCAGGAAAAGAAATCCGTCTGAAAAGGTAGCGGTTGTGAAGAAGCAACATTTTTCACACACCTTGTCGTGGTAGCCTCTCTGctggatgaacttgtcaacgACTTCCTGGGCCAGCCGGTCACATTCCTGCTGCAGGTAATCGATGAGCGTGTACAGATGACCCGGACCATAATAGGTCTCAACGATAGGCTGATGAGTCTCAACAATGCGAGCGAtgcctgtaaacacacacgcacacacacacacacacacaccaaacgtTATCTGTGGCTGCtccaggaaaacaaagaaaacaaacacaaggcaGAGCGCCGGGCCCGTTTCCTCACCTTCCAGCAGCAGCGTCAGAGTTTCTGCAAACGCCAGCAGCGCCCTCTTCTCACTCAGGTCTCCTCCCGTCGCCAAGACCAGGTTCTCCTCGGCTTTGGAGGCGAGCTGTGTGCCCATCGGTGTGTGTCCATCGGTGTGTGTCCATCGGTGTGTGTCCGTAGGCGTGTGTCCATCAGTGTGTGTCAATAGGTGCAGGACAAGACGGCAACAATGAGACATAACGTATTTGGGACTGTTTAAAAGATGGACCATGGATTTATAACGATAACTTCAGATCATTCCGGCAATCATTAACTCCTGGTTCCTCAGATTAAGCATCACATCATCACATTTTATATCAAACACAATGAGGATCAGGCTGATAGCAGCTTCACAGAACTGAAAAGCAacaaataatttcattgttttaGCAAAGAAAATAACAAGAATCCCTTATTTACACATCATTTCAATAAAGAAATCAGTATGTGGATCCAAATCATAACGATACGCATTGTCCCAGATCATATAGGAATACAGGATCATTTTAATGAAagaacaataaagaaaataaaatacaaagttAATCCAGAAAGCGCAAACAGCCACTATTTCCTCAGGAAGTGGTTTCCAGACTGAACCACAACGGAAACACAACGAATGTTCAGTGCctttaaaaacagcagcaaataaTCAATATCAGTCAATTAAATATGTTTGATCTTCTTCTTGATGTCCTATCTCCATGTCAGAAGATCAAGTCTTCCTCGGTCTTGTTCCGATTCTCACAAAAGTTCTTTGTTTTACGCATCTTAATAACTTTGTGAGATATTTTGGATACACAGGGACCAAAACAGACCAACAAACACCGGTGGATCACATAATCCAACGGAGTCGGACATTTAAATGCACGTAAACCGAGGAGAGcaaacaaacaggaacaaacaaactgacCTGACTGCAGAGGTATTGACCGAAGCGGGCGAGGCCTTGCTGGTGGAGACCCAAAAGAGGGAAGATCTTGAAAAATCTTTCGACCTGAGCGAGGTCGACAGCTGCTACCGCCTCGTCCAGCTTCTCGGCGACGATGACCTTCAGCTTCTGCTCGGCCTCCTGCAGCATCGCGAGGCTGGCGTCCACCGCGCTGCCTGCACGCACGGCGCGTTCACAATGTCAAAGAGCACACAGCAGTGTAAATGTACTCAAAACAGAATAATTATACTACAGTACTTTGTCGAATATTGGGTTagtgcagtggttctcaaatggtggggggcgcggtgcgatgtcagggggggcgcctgtgaccgcggagaaaatgttttttttgccttacgagagtaaagtgtaattgcacatccactccagtagttggcagcggcgccctgattgtcagagtgcgcgcagggaggattagcagaagaagagcggtcgtaaacaatctacggtgggagaagaagaaagacctgacttcctcattttctgttgcagacttaaaaaaatggtaataaagttattatttgttgtaagttaatctatatttctttctttttcatatttctttgtatgttaataaggatacaagagtgttttttttttcgggggggcgtgaaatgtttttttcttcctagggggggcgcgacagaaaataagtGAGAAGCACtgggttagtgtgtgtgtgtggggggggggggctcgggctCGTACTTTCTTCTCCCTGCCGGCTCAGCT is a window encoding:
- the LOC137909265 gene encoding guanine nucleotide-binding protein G(o) subunit alpha-like; its protein translation is MGCTLSAEERAALDRSKAIEKNLKEDGMVAAKDVKLLLLGGGESGKSTIVKQMKIIHEDGFSGDDVKQYKPVVYSNTIQSLAAILRAMDSLGIEFGDKDRKADAKLVCDVVTRMEDTEPYSAELLAAMKHVWADAGTQECFNRAREYQLNDSAQYYLDSLDRIGAADYQPTEQDILRTRVKTTGIVETHFTFKNLHFRLFDVGGQRSERKKWIHCFEDVTAIIFCVALSGYDQVLHEDETTNRMHESLMLFDSICNNKFFIDTSIILFLNKKDLFAEKIKKSPLTICFPEYTGANTYDDATAYIQVQFESKNRSPNKEIYCHLTCATDTGNIQVVFDAVTDIIIANNLRGCGLY
- the cog4 gene encoding conserved oligomeric Golgi complex subunit 4 gives rise to the protein MADGGPLSMKRCGSSSVCSVSMDAISALTELEDLERVYQQLCEQENEVDAELDRLVGQEGAIHTKMLALQRMGPNLQLIEGDATQLSGTITFTCSLAENVSQKVRQLDLAKTRLYKVIQRADDILDLKFCTDGVQTALHNEDYEQAAAHIHRYLSLDQSVIELSRQGEESSAVDASLAMLQEAEQKLKVIVAEKLDEAVAAVDLAQVERFFKIFPLLGLHQQGLARFGQYLCSQLASKAEENLVLATGGDLSEKRALLAFAETLTLLLEGIARIVETHQPIVETYYGPGHLYTLIDYLQQECDRLAQEVVDKFIQQRGYHDKFQVVQGSMIKSMPGERMEPRELDPVLTEVTLMNARAELYLRFLRRRMMADFEVGDAQSITPEHLQNVEKLLKHCQLSRTMQELIGYYVPMEEYFMRESVNKAVTMDTFEKGQLTSSMVDDCFYIVKKCISRALSSSSIDCLCAMINHANSVLESDFREVLYNKLRQGFPATTLQDIQRGVSSAVSLMQSSLQQGKFNTLGIETTENAKAAFLVTLNNAEVCSENITTLKRNLENDCCKVFSQGAGAGSGEQAKVESCLSDLVNTSSKFKDLLQEGLTELNTTAIKPQLKPWISSFLSISHNIEEEEFNDYEANDPWVQQLIVSLERLMAEFKAALSPVIYDTLTSLTTSLIAMEMEKTVLKCSFSRLGGLQFDKELRSLVAYLTTVTTWTIRDKFARLTQMATVLNLERVTEILDYWGPNSGPLTWRLTPAEVRQVLALRIDFRSEDIKRLRL